A region of Malaciobacter marinus DNA encodes the following proteins:
- a CDS encoding proline--tRNA ligase, with the protein MKFSNMFIPTTKEAPKDATLASHQYLVRGGFINQVGSGIYNFMPLGKIVLEKIRAIVKEEMDKAGANEVQMGFVTPTSLWEESGRANTMGSELLKFKDRKNASYVLSPTNEEALVDMVNNRITSYKDLPVNLYQINTKFRDEARPRFGLMRGREFLMKDAYSFHDSQEDLVREFNLMEETYKKVYERLGLEFRVVEADSGAIGGSGSKEFMILANSGEDTIVVCDSCDYGANIEAATRKVLKKEPLETTEIKKVHTPNLKSIDEVTNFLEVDPYYSIKAVIKKAIFEDKTQTMVFFVRGTDELEETKACNAIGALEIEDATQEDLENANLIAGFCGIVDFPKDIKVLFDKELEGENSIVCGANEVDYHLSGVDLNKFDLEFADLIEVKEGDLCACCGGKLSHTKGIEAGHIFQLGTKYSSAMNATFLDSNGKAQPFIMGCYGIGVSRLVAAVIEQNHDEKGCIWTKATAPFMVDVIISNAKKDEELEAGTNIYNQLVQEGIETLLDDRKNARFGFKMSDFELIGFPYAVVVGKRLKDGMVEIVNRKTLEKTEVLLTEVTSKLKEIIK; encoded by the coding sequence ATGAAGTTTTCAAATATGTTTATACCAACTACTAAAGAAGCACCAAAAGATGCAACTTTAGCATCTCATCAATATCTTGTAAGAGGTGGATTTATTAATCAAGTAGGATCTGGTATTTATAACTTTATGCCACTTGGAAAAATTGTATTAGAGAAAATTAGAGCAATTGTAAAAGAAGAGATGGATAAAGCAGGTGCAAATGAAGTACAAATGGGATTTGTTACTCCAACATCTTTATGGGAAGAATCTGGTAGAGCAAATACTATGGGTTCTGAACTTTTAAAATTTAAAGATAGAAAAAATGCAAGTTATGTATTATCACCTACAAATGAAGAAGCATTAGTAGATATGGTAAATAATAGAATTACTTCATATAAAGATTTGCCAGTTAATCTTTATCAAATTAATACTAAATTTAGAGATGAAGCAAGACCTAGATTTGGTCTAATGAGAGGTAGAGAATTTCTTATGAAAGATGCTTACTCTTTCCATGATTCACAAGAGGATTTAGTAAGAGAGTTTAATCTTATGGAAGAAACTTATAAAAAAGTTTATGAAAGATTAGGTTTAGAGTTTAGAGTAGTTGAAGCTGATAGTGGAGCTATTGGTGGTAGTGGTTCAAAAGAGTTTATGATTTTGGCAAATTCAGGTGAAGATACTATTGTGGTATGTGATTCATGTGATTATGGAGCAAATATTGAAGCAGCTACTAGAAAAGTATTAAAAAAAGAACCTTTAGAAACAACAGAAATAAAAAAAGTACATACACCAAATCTAAAATCAATTGATGAAGTAACAAATTTTTTAGAAGTTGATCCATACTATTCAATAAAAGCAGTAATAAAAAAAGCTATCTTTGAAGATAAAACTCAAACTATGGTATTTTTTGTAAGAGGAACAGATGAGCTTGAAGAAACAAAAGCTTGTAATGCTATTGGTGCACTTGAAATAGAAGATGCAACACAAGAAGACTTAGAAAATGCAAATTTAATAGCTGGTTTTTGTGGAATTGTTGATTTTCCTAAGGATATTAAAGTACTTTTTGATAAAGAATTAGAAGGTGAAAACAGTATTGTTTGTGGTGCAAATGAAGTTGATTACCACTTAAGCGGTGTTGATTTAAATAAATTTGATTTAGAATTTGCTGATTTAATTGAAGTAAAAGAAGGTGATTTATGTGCATGTTGTGGTGGAAAGTTATCTCATACTAAGGGAATAGAAGCTGGACATATTTTTCAACTTGGAACAAAGTATTCAAGCGCTATGAATGCAACATTTTTAGATTCAAATGGAAAAGCTCAACCATTTATTATGGGATGTTATGGAATAGGTGTAAGTAGATTAGTTGCAGCAGTAATTGAACAAAATCATGATGAAAAAGGTTGTATTTGGACAAAAGCTACAGCTCCATTTATGGTTGATGTTATTATTTCTAATGCAAAAAAAGATGAAGAATTAGAAGCTGGAACGAATATCTATAATCAACTAGTACAAGAAGGAATAGAAACTCTTTTAGATGATAGAAAAAATGCAAGATTTGGATTTAAAATGAGTGATTTTGAACTTATTGGATTTCCTTATGCTGTTGTAGTTGGAAAGAGATTAAAAGATGGTATGGTTGAAATTGTAAATAGAAAAACTTTAGAAAAAACAGAAGTTTTATTAACAGAAGTTACATCTAAATTAAAAGAAATTATAAAATAA
- a CDS encoding CCA tRNA nucleotidyltransferase: MYINIKAKLPQILKDILYALQDIGAKPILVGGCIRDNLLKIPCKDYDVELFNIEKLEDIQEVLSSFGSVKLVGKSFGVLTLNIDGYDFDFALARQEKKVADGHKGFEVIINKHMSFKKASLRRDFTINSIGYDFFEDKLLDPNNGIQDLKDGVLRHISDKTFVEDPLRVYRAIQFCARFELKMSEATFNLCKSMVDNNELTQLPKERVFEEFKKLFLKSNKPSVGFELMNNLGILKHFEELQALVGCVQDKQYHPEGDVWIHTLMTIDELANILKKEPIEDETRKLYLFYAILCHDLGKPYCTKLIDGKITSHKHETLGIEPTISFLSKITNEKKLIEKVTPLVKSHLVPFQLYLANSSLKAVKRLSLKVNIEDLCLICLADCLGRDIKDKEKCPKAINWLLNKAKELNIENSALKPLVLGRDLIDLGYKPSKQFKEILDYALDLQIEENFDKTLILSYILNKFPKN; this comes from the coding sequence ATGTATATAAACATAAAAGCTAAACTTCCTCAAATACTAAAAGATATACTTTATGCCCTACAAGATATAGGAGCCAAGCCTATTCTTGTGGGTGGTTGCATTCGAGATAATTTATTAAAAATTCCATGCAAAGATTATGATGTTGAACTATTCAATATAGAAAAACTTGAAGATATTCAAGAAGTTTTATCTTCTTTTGGAAGTGTAAAACTTGTAGGAAAATCATTTGGAGTTTTAACTTTAAATATTGATGGATATGATTTTGATTTTGCATTAGCAAGGCAAGAAAAAAAAGTAGCAGATGGGCATAAAGGCTTTGAAGTTATAATCAATAAACATATGAGCTTTAAAAAAGCCAGTTTAAGGCGAGACTTTACTATAAACTCTATTGGATATGACTTTTTTGAAGATAAACTACTAGATCCTAATAATGGAATACAAGATTTAAAAGATGGTGTTTTAAGACATATTAGTGATAAAACATTTGTAGAGGATCCTTTAAGAGTATATAGAGCAATACAGTTTTGTGCAAGATTTGAATTAAAAATGAGTGAAGCTACTTTTAATTTATGTAAAAGTATGGTTGATAACAATGAATTAACACAACTTCCTAAAGAGAGAGTTTTTGAAGAGTTTAAAAAGCTATTTTTAAAATCAAATAAACCCTCAGTTGGTTTTGAACTTATGAATAATTTAGGAATACTAAAGCATTTTGAAGAATTACAAGCATTAGTTGGATGTGTACAAGATAAACAGTATCATCCAGAAGGTGATGTTTGGATTCATACATTAATGACTATTGATGAACTGGCTAATATATTAAAAAAAGAACCTATTGAAGATGAAACTAGAAAGTTATATCTTTTTTATGCAATATTATGCCATGACTTGGGAAAACCATATTGTACAAAATTAATTGATGGTAAAATCACTTCACATAAACATGAAACATTAGGAATTGAACCAACTATTAGCTTTTTATCAAAAATTACAAATGAAAAAAAATTAATAGAAAAAGTAACACCACTTGTAAAATCCCATCTTGTACCTTTTCAATTGTACTTAGCAAACTCATCACTAAAAGCAGTTAAAAGATTATCTTTAAAAGTTAATATTGAAGATTTGTGTTTAATATGCCTTGCAGATTGTTTGGGAAGAGATATAAAAGATAAAGAAAAATGCCCAAAAGCTATAAATTGGTTATTAAATAAAGCAAAAGAGTTAAATATTGAAAATAGTGCTTTAAAACCTTTAGTTTTAGGAAGAGATTTGATTGATTTAGGATATAAACCATCAAAACAATTCAAAGAAATACTAGATTATGCTTTAGATTTGCAAATAGAAGAAAACTTTGATAAAACGCTAATTTTAAGTTATATATTAAATAAGTTTCCAAAAAACTAG
- the hisD gene encoding histidinol dehydrogenase: MKIISTQNENFKQEFDEILGRAKTDIKGVSSIVTNIITEIIEEKNSALKRHIEKFDKWEVKSDDELLISKDDMKKAYENIDENLKSALHKAYDRIKAYHEKQLPKSWIDFEKNGTILGQKVTAVDRAGLYIPGGKAAYPSSLLMNAIPAIVAGVEEIVVCTPTPNNEINELLLAACYICNISKAFKVGGASAIAAMAYGTETIPKVDVITGPGNIFVATAKKLVFGEVNIDMIAGPSEIGILSDSTAKPKYLAIDLLSQAEHDEMASSIMITIDENIAKQTSLEVDNYLKTLSRSEIARKSIDERGAIIIASSMDEACELMNEIAPEHLEVMTTNPFELLSKIKHAGAIFLGENTPEPIGDYIAGPNHTLPTGSTAKFYSPLNVENFMKKSSIINFSSQAIDELGEACAILADTEGLTAHAESVRVRLKKDN; encoded by the coding sequence ATGAAAATTATTAGTACACAAAATGAAAATTTTAAACAAGAGTTTGATGAGATTTTAGGAAGAGCTAAAACTGATATAAAAGGTGTTTCATCAATAGTAACAAATATAATAACAGAAATTATAGAAGAGAAAAATAGTGCTTTAAAAAGACATATTGAAAAGTTTGATAAATGGGAAGTAAAAAGTGATGATGAACTTTTGATTTCTAAAGATGATATGAAAAAAGCCTATGAGAATATAGATGAAAATTTAAAATCTGCACTACATAAAGCCTATGATAGAATTAAAGCTTACCATGAAAAACAGTTACCAAAGTCTTGGATTGATTTTGAAAAAAATGGAACAATCTTAGGTCAAAAAGTTACTGCTGTTGATAGAGCTGGACTTTATATTCCAGGAGGAAAAGCAGCATATCCAAGTAGCTTACTTATGAATGCAATTCCTGCAATTGTTGCAGGAGTTGAAGAGATAGTAGTTTGTACGCCAACACCAAATAATGAAATAAATGAATTATTACTTGCTGCTTGTTATATTTGTAATATTTCAAAAGCATTTAAAGTTGGAGGAGCTAGCGCAATTGCTGCAATGGCATATGGAACAGAAACTATTCCTAAAGTAGATGTAATAACTGGCCCTGGCAATATTTTTGTAGCAACTGCTAAAAAGTTGGTTTTTGGTGAGGTTAATATTGATATGATTGCAGGACCAAGTGAAATTGGAATTTTAAGTGATAGTACTGCAAAACCAAAATATCTTGCAATAGATTTATTATCTCAAGCAGAGCATGATGAAATGGCAAGTTCTATTATGATTACAATAGATGAAAATATTGCAAAACAGACATCACTTGAAGTTGATAACTATTTAAAAACTTTAAGTAGAAGTGAAATTGCAAGAAAATCTATTGATGAAAGAGGTGCAATTATTATTGCAAGTTCTATGGATGAAGCATGTGAACTTATGAATGAAATAGCTCCTGAACATTTAGAAGTTATGACTACAAATCCATTTGAGCTTCTTTCAAAAATCAAACATGCAGGTGCTATTTTCTTAGGTGAAAATACTCCTGAACCAATTGGTGATTATATAGCTGGACCAAATCACACCCTTCCTACTGGAAGTACAGCTAAGTTTTATAGCCCACTAAATGTAGAAAACTTTATGAAAAAGTCTTCTATTATAAACTTCTCTTCTCAAGCAATTGATGAGTTAGGCGAAGCTTGTGCAATACTTGCTGATACAGAAGGGCTAACAGCTCACGCTGAGTCTGTAAGAGTAAGGTTAAAAAAGGATAATTAA
- a CDS encoding mechanosensitive ion channel family protein translates to MQGSVQSVSDLIGTYALNIAISIVIFIIGKWLVGKLTDATIKLLTKTNRIDETLIKFLKNIIYYSLMVIVALTALKQLGIDTTSFFAILGAAGLAIGLALKDSLGNFASGVMIILFRPFKVGDYVTAGGSSGTVEEISIFNTVLKTPDNQKLIVPNGVITSSTITNVNANEKRRVDLVVGIGYDDDIKKAKEILHEIIKSNDKVLLDEANTVAVSELANSSVNFVVRAWVKTPDYWSVKFDLTEKVKTKFDEEGISIPYPQTDVHVYKHKS, encoded by the coding sequence ATGCAAGGAAGTGTACAATCAGTTTCTGATTTAATTGGAACATATGCTTTAAATATAGCTATTTCTATTGTAATTTTTATTATTGGTAAATGGCTTGTAGGGAAATTAACAGATGCTACAATCAAACTTTTGACAAAAACAAATAGAATTGATGAAACATTGATAAAATTTCTAAAGAATATTATTTATTATTCTTTGATGGTAATAGTTGCTTTAACTGCATTGAAACAATTAGGAATTGATACTACATCATTCTTTGCAATTTTAGGTGCAGCTGGTCTTGCAATTGGTTTAGCACTTAAAGATTCACTAGGAAACTTTGCTTCTGGTGTTATGATTATTTTATTTAGACCTTTTAAAGTTGGAGATTATGTAACAGCTGGTGGTTCTAGTGGTACAGTTGAAGAAATATCAATTTTTAATACAGTTTTAAAAACACCAGATAATCAAAAACTAATAGTGCCAAATGGCGTAATTACAAGTAGCACTATTACAAATGTAAATGCAAATGAAAAAAGAAGAGTTGATTTAGTAGTTGGTATTGGTTATGATGATGACATAAAAAAAGCAAAAGAGATTTTGCATGAGATTATTAAGTCAAATGATAAGGTTTTATTGGATGAAGCAAATACTGTTGCAGTTTCAGAACTAGCTAATTCATCGGTAAATTTTGTAGTTAGAGCTTGGGTTAAAACACCTGATTATTGGAGTGTTAAATTTGATTTAACAGAAAAAGTAAAAACAAAATTTGATGAAGAAGGAATCTCTATTCCTTATCCACAAACTGATGTTCATGTATATAAACATAAAAGCTAA
- a CDS encoding polyprenyl synthetase family protein — translation MIELEKVKAQIKIFVQECNDKKCLELLDKLSTGKMLRSKLVIKIAGLSEESIKLCAVIEMIHAASLLHDDVIDESDTRRGKPSVNALYDDKTAIMFGDVLYSKAFTELAKMPTEVATTVSSAVTLLSIGEMLDVDLTKEFNTSYEKYLDMIYKKTASLIEASAKAAAILVNKDKDKFALYGKNLGLAFQMIDDILDITQDSQTLGKPALLDFVEGKVTIPYLLLHQRIDEKAKLESLYKKELSKEDSLWIQKQMKDTKALEDSINQAKTLGLEAIKAVENEKDDSLVQIMKAMIEREF, via the coding sequence TTGATAGAATTAGAAAAAGTAAAAGCACAAATAAAAATTTTTGTGCAAGAGTGCAATGATAAAAAATGTTTAGAGTTATTAGATAAATTATCAACAGGAAAAATGTTAAGAAGTAAACTTGTAATTAAAATTGCAGGCCTTAGTGAAGAATCAATTAAATTATGTGCAGTTATTGAGATGATTCATGCTGCTTCACTTTTACATGATGATGTAATTGATGAATCAGATACAAGAAGAGGAAAGCCATCTGTAAATGCGTTGTATGATGATAAAACAGCTATTATGTTTGGAGATGTTTTATACTCAAAAGCTTTTACAGAATTGGCAAAAATGCCAACAGAAGTAGCAACTACTGTTTCAAGTGCTGTTACTCTTTTAAGTATTGGAGAGATGCTTGATGTTGATTTGACAAAAGAGTTTAATACTTCATATGAAAAATATTTAGATATGATTTATAAAAAAACTGCTTCATTAATTGAAGCTAGTGCAAAAGCTGCTGCTATTTTAGTAAATAAAGATAAAGATAAATTTGCTTTATATGGAAAAAATCTAGGTTTAGCTTTTCAAATGATTGATGATATTTTAGATATTACACAAGATTCTCAAACTCTTGGAAAACCTGCACTTTTAGATTTTGTAGAAGGAAAGGTTACTATTCCGTATTTGCTTTTACACCAAAGAATAGATGAAAAAGCAAAATTAGAATCACTTTATAAAAAAGAGTTATCAAAAGAAGATAGTTTGTGGATACAAAAGCAGATGAAAGATACAAAAGCTTTAGAAGATAGTATAAATCAGGCAAAAACTTTAGGCTTAGAAGCAATTAAAGCAGTTGAAAATGAAAAAGATGACTCATTGGTTCAAATTATGAAAGCTATGATAGAAAGAGAGTTTTAA
- a CDS encoding apolipoprotein N-acyltransferase — MFLVKRVNFNKTIIIKGLITAILLSCFIYLSHFSIEIKLLNSILGLASIFMLLTIPRVSLVIAGFFTGIFWFYWIAFSFIYYELIYLIPFVTIAFGLIIAFLFFLIDFIKRPIFRAFAIFALTYIEPFGFNWFKLELLFIDSYFDTSKLSFALIIMSMFFLTRKLKYKALAIIPLLFAINYSEPVKIEEPNLKIYMAKLSTSQNIKWNQRNKLNIIDRNIDEINYAIDNGYDLVVLPETAFPLLLDKNEFLMDFLKKKSIKIDIITGAMSSDEKGYYNSTFHFSNKKVKIANKVVLVPFGEEIPLPKILTDLINKIFYDSAQDYSKASKPTDFNIKGYNFRNAICYEATTDEIFQNLNETKYIIAISNNAWFMPSIEPTIQKLLMKYYAKKYNSIIYHTVNKSENLIIKP; from the coding sequence ATGTTTTTAGTAAAACGTGTTAATTTTAACAAAACTATTATAATAAAAGGCTTGATAACTGCAATATTACTTAGTTGTTTTATCTACTTATCCCATTTTAGTATAGAAATAAAACTATTAAATTCTATTTTAGGACTAGCTAGTATTTTTATGCTTCTTACAATTCCTAGAGTATCTTTAGTAATTGCTGGTTTTTTTACTGGAATATTTTGGTTTTATTGGATAGCTTTTAGTTTTATTTATTATGAGTTAATATATTTAATTCCTTTTGTAACTATTGCATTTGGATTAATTATTGCTTTTTTATTTTTTCTAATTGATTTTATAAAAAGACCTATATTTAGAGCTTTTGCCATTTTTGCACTTACTTATATTGAGCCTTTTGGATTCAATTGGTTTAAACTTGAACTTTTATTTATTGATTCATATTTTGATACTTCTAAATTAAGCTTTGCATTAATTATTATGAGTATGTTTTTTCTAACAAGAAAATTAAAATATAAAGCCCTTGCTATTATCCCACTACTATTTGCAATAAACTATTCAGAACCTGTAAAAATTGAAGAACCAAATTTGAAAATATATATGGCTAAATTAAGTACTTCACAAAATATAAAATGGAATCAAAGAAATAAATTAAATATTATAGATAGAAATATTGATGAAATAAACTATGCCATTGATAATGGTTATGATTTAGTAGTATTACCTGAAACAGCGTTTCCTTTACTTTTAGACAAAAATGAATTTCTAATGGATTTTTTAAAGAAAAAATCTATTAAAATAGATATCATAACAGGAGCAATGTCTTCTGATGAAAAAGGATATTATAATTCAACTTTTCATTTTTCAAATAAGAAAGTAAAAATAGCTAATAAAGTAGTTTTAGTACCCTTTGGAGAAGAGATACCACTTCCAAAAATCTTAACAGATTTAATAAATAAAATTTTCTATGATAGCGCGCAAGATTATTCAAAAGCAAGCAAACCTACAGATTTTAATATAAAAGGCTACAACTTTAGAAATGCAATTTGCTATGAAGCAACAACAGATGAAATTTTCCAAAATCTAAATGAAACAAAATATATTATTGCCATATCAAATAATGCTTGGTTTATGCCATCAATTGAACCCACAATACAAAAACTTCTAATGAAATATTATGCTAAAAAGTATAATTCAATAATCTATCACACAGTTAATAAAAGTGAAAACCTCATAATAAAGCCTTAA
- a CDS encoding tetratricopeptide repeat protein encodes MIKKIVKIVLVGIIALSFISCENNETTNKKEVKYKASLPMPEWDKKADKIIDNYYNNWHDAKTDPIPATKIGYAYSEELKDYDKAIKWYKYSNSMKPTGTNSNYMCYAYQMKKDYKTAIKWCENAIKLGSDEALIGLGFSYSKLENYKEAIKWYLKASKNNHPDSMINLGSTYTKLKDNVNAEKWYKKAINKNDLEAYQGIAKLYHDNIKDDINASAYAIALINTKYTKNSVLKLLKSTWNIPNKTIKKGYELQLNSDEFPIKYKGKLGLDDE; translated from the coding sequence ATGATAAAAAAAATAGTAAAAATTGTATTAGTAGGAATAATAGCATTAAGTTTTATATCTTGTGAAAATAATGAAACAACAAATAAAAAAGAAGTTAAGTATAAAGCATCTTTGCCTATGCCAGAATGGGATAAAAAAGCAGATAAAATCATTGATAATTATTATAATAATTGGCATGATGCAAAAACAGATCCAATCCCAGCTACAAAGATAGGATATGCATACTCAGAAGAGCTAAAAGATTATGATAAAGCAATCAAATGGTATAAATACTCAAACTCAATGAAACCAACAGGAACAAACTCAAACTATATGTGCTATGCATATCAAATGAAAAAAGATTATAAAACAGCTATTAAATGGTGTGAAAATGCTATAAAGCTTGGTAGTGATGAAGCTTTAATTGGATTGGGTTTTAGTTATTCAAAATTAGAAAATTATAAAGAAGCAATTAAATGGTATCTTAAAGCTTCAAAAAATAATCATCCTGATTCAATGATAAACTTAGGTAGCACTTATACTAAATTAAAAGATAATGTAAATGCGGAAAAGTGGTATAAAAAAGCTATTAATAAAAACGATTTAGAAGCATATCAAGGTATAGCAAAACTTTATCATGATAATATCAAAGATGATATAAATGCAAGTGCTTATGCCATAGCTTTAATAAATACAAAATATACTAAGAATTCAGTTTTAAAACTTCTTAAAAGCACATGGAACATCCCAAACAAAACAATAAAAAAAGGCTATGAGTTACAACTAAACTCAGATGAGTTTCCTATTAAATATAAAGGTAAATTAGGATTAGACGATGAGTAA
- the yajC gene encoding preprotein translocase subunit YajC, which translates to MEGQSADLISSLLPLVALFAIFYFLIIRPQQKQAKAHKQMITELKKGDKIVTNGGLMVEITKVEEDFLIVKNHDNTEMKLKKEFVAKLSE; encoded by the coding sequence ATGGAAGGTCAAAGTGCTGATTTAATAAGCTCATTACTACCTCTAGTTGCATTATTTGCGATTTTTTATTTTTTAATTATCAGACCACAGCAAAAACAAGCTAAGGCTCATAAGCAAATGATTACTGAATTAAAAAAGGGTGATAAGATTGTAACAAATGGTGGCTTAATGGTAGAAATTACAAAAGTTGAAGAAGACTTTTTAATTGTAAAAAATCACGACAACACTGAAATGAAATTAAAAAAAGAGTTTGTTGCAAAACTTTCAGAATAA
- the hemA gene encoding glutamyl-tRNA reductase, whose amino-acid sequence MSYLVISFSHKNTDIQTREKLAFPNEENKDRFLKQLNSESVIKEAILLSTCNRVEIIISTSNISYATSFIIQRLAQYSQLNYDDLFDRADVYDNEGAIHHLFSVASALDSLVIGETQIVGQLKDAFRLSLSKGYCQQNLPRALHYAFKCAAAVRTATSLGTGSVSVASTAVLKAKEVVDNKDGVKALVIGAGEMSELTVKHLISKGFEVTLISRDIKKAKILANTFEVHVEVEEYSNLKKLLNHIPVVLTATGAPYPIITEEMVTECEFDRFWFDIAVPRDIDEIESPNLKIFSVDDLQFIVNSNMELKAKQAKTAYGIVGKMSVEFFDWLKTLEVEPVIKHLYIKGDEVIDKKVNNAIKKGFIKKEDEENIRKLCKTVLAEYLHQPSKKMKHLSKNMECDIVLGAVQSMFNLNSDSNMLNKYKCEHALKINERG is encoded by the coding sequence ATGAGTTATTTAGTAATAAGTTTTTCGCATAAAAATACTGATATTCAAACAAGAGAGAAACTAGCTTTTCCGAATGAAGAAAATAAAGATAGATTTCTAAAGCAATTAAATAGTGAATCTGTTATTAAAGAAGCTATTTTATTATCTACATGTAATAGGGTAGAGATTATTATCTCTACCTCAAATATTTCATACGCAACATCATTTATAATTCAAAGATTAGCACAATATTCACAATTGAATTATGACGATTTATTTGACAGGGCGGATGTTTATGATAATGAAGGTGCAATTCACCATCTATTTTCAGTAGCATCAGCTTTAGATTCACTTGTAATTGGTGAAACACAAATTGTAGGACAATTAAAAGATGCTTTTAGATTATCTCTTTCAAAAGGCTACTGTCAACAAAATCTACCAAGGGCACTTCACTATGCATTTAAATGTGCAGCAGCAGTTAGAACTGCTACAAGCTTAGGAACTGGATCTGTCTCAGTTGCTAGTACAGCAGTATTAAAAGCAAAGGAAGTAGTTGATAATAAAGATGGAGTAAAAGCTTTAGTAATTGGTGCAGGAGAGATGAGTGAACTTACTGTTAAGCACTTAATTTCTAAAGGTTTTGAAGTTACACTTATAAGTAGAGATATTAAAAAAGCAAAAATTTTAGCAAACACTTTTGAAGTTCATGTTGAAGTTGAAGAGTATAGCAACTTAAAAAAACTTTTAAATCATATTCCTGTAGTACTTACAGCAACAGGAGCACCATATCCAATAATTACAGAGGAAATGGTAACTGAATGTGAATTTGATAGATTTTGGTTTGATATTGCAGTGCCTAGAGATATTGATGAGATTGAATCACCAAATTTAAAGATATTTTCAGTAGATGATTTACAATTTATTGTAAATTCAAATATGGAGTTAAAAGCAAAACAAGCAAAAACTGCATATGGAATTGTTGGGAAAATGTCAGTTGAGTTTTTTGATTGGTTAAAGACATTAGAAGTAGAACCTGTGATTAAGCATCTGTATATAAAAGGTGATGAGGTTATTGATAAAAAAGTCAATAATGCAATAAAAAAAGGTTTTATTAAAAAAGAGGATGAAGAGAATATTAGAAAACTATGTAAAACAGTTTTAGCGGAGTATTTGCATCAACCTTCGAAAAAAATGAAACATTTATCAAAAAATATGGAATGTGATATTGTTTTAGGAGCAGTTCAATCAATGTTTAATTTAAATAGCGATTCAAATATGTTAAACAAATATAAATGCGAACACGCATTGAAAATAAATGAAAGAGGATAA
- a CDS encoding DUF2018 family protein, with protein sequence MSKYDALFEDEDDIFAGTPQSKFLDAIRSANTQIVDDELDKIIEKYAIMELILSENKDNSFDINELLDNYASNNSDNVHEMKKSLYIEFTGEVIQRLDS encoded by the coding sequence ATGTCAAAATACGATGCATTATTTGAAGATGAAGATGATATTTTTGCAGGTACTCCTCAATCGAAGTTTTTAGATGCAATAAGAAGTGCGAATACACAAATAGTAGACGATGAATTAGATAAAATAATAGAAAAGTATGCAATTATGGAGTTAATTCTTAGTGAGAATAAAGATAATAGTTTTGATATAAATGAATTACTAGATAATTATGCTTCAAATAATAGTGATAATGTTCATGAGATGAAAAAAAGTTTATATATTGAATTTACTGGAGAAGTAATTCAAAGATTAGATTCATAA